A single region of the Pontimicrobium sp. SW4 genome encodes:
- a CDS encoding serine hydrolase domain-containing protein, whose amino-acid sequence MKTNLSFLIILISFYSCAQTNHLDKIKAVDNLFEKWNNSSSPGAAIGIIQDGEFLYSKGYGLANLEHNIPNSPLTAFSIASNSKQFTAASIVLLSQRGKLDLNQSLSSFYPEFPEYAKTITIKNLLYHTSGLRDYAQITYLSGLRPDDYYNDDDILKWIKNQKQLNFSPGEKHLYCNSGYWLLGRIVEKASGMSLADFAQKEIFEPLGMTNTHFLDNNTMIIKQRASGYSPSRSGDFRNILSTLEHTGDRGIYTTVEDIKKWDDEFYNRKILKDNFWELMTTQGLLNNGDLIDFAFGLQIKKYRGLKTMDHGGRAPGFWSNIIRFPEQKFSVIVFTNTADANATPLGYQIADIFLGDMYKEPKSVKSKREITIKKLPKETLNKYVGSYWNTKDSYSRKITLKNDTLRYERSPRSMNSLVSISKNEFKMLNTPPGAKVFVRFQQENKMVFIENGIEVGVFKTYTPATYNLEELQLFSGNYYSEEINAYYEFKVIKDRIILYINKRETVPLRPIMEGLFSSPMGIFEFKRNGENKVEAFNISTPRVKGLTFTKVK is encoded by the coding sequence ATGAAGACAAATCTATCCTTCCTTATTATTTTAATTTCGTTTTATTCTTGTGCACAAACGAATCATTTAGACAAAATTAAAGCAGTTGACAATCTGTTCGAAAAATGGAACAATTCAAGTTCACCTGGAGCTGCAATCGGCATCATTCAAGATGGAGAGTTCCTATATTCAAAAGGATATGGTTTAGCAAATTTAGAACATAATATTCCTAACTCTCCTCTAACAGCATTCAGTATTGCGTCTAATAGTAAACAATTTACAGCTGCCAGTATTGTTCTTTTATCGCAAAGAGGAAAGTTAGACTTAAATCAATCATTAAGTTCATTTTATCCAGAGTTTCCTGAGTATGCTAAAACTATTACGATTAAAAATTTGTTGTATCACACAAGTGGTCTTAGGGATTATGCACAAATCACTTATTTAAGTGGATTGCGACCAGATGATTATTATAATGATGATGATATTCTAAAATGGATTAAAAACCAGAAGCAATTGAACTTTTCTCCTGGTGAAAAACATTTGTATTGTAACTCTGGATATTGGTTATTAGGGCGAATTGTAGAAAAAGCATCAGGAATGAGTCTTGCCGATTTTGCTCAAAAGGAAATATTTGAACCCCTTGGAATGACTAACACTCATTTTCTTGACAACAATACCATGATTATAAAACAGAGAGCATCAGGCTATAGTCCAAGTCGCTCAGGAGATTTTAGAAATATTTTATCAACATTAGAGCATACTGGAGATAGAGGGATTTATACTACTGTTGAAGATATAAAGAAATGGGATGATGAATTTTATAACCGTAAAATTTTAAAGGACAATTTTTGGGAATTAATGACTACTCAAGGACTACTTAACAATGGAGACCTTATAGATTTCGCATTTGGTTTGCAAATCAAAAAGTACAGAGGGTTAAAAACTATGGATCACGGAGGAAGAGCTCCAGGGTTTTGGTCAAATATCATACGATTCCCAGAACAAAAATTTTCAGTAATTGTATTTACAAATACTGCAGATGCAAATGCAACACCATTAGGGTACCAAATAGCAGATATATTTCTTGGTGATATGTATAAGGAACCTAAAAGTGTAAAATCAAAAAGAGAGATAACTATTAAAAAACTACCGAAAGAAACACTAAATAAATATGTAGGATCTTATTGGAATACAAAAGACAGCTATTCAAGAAAAATTACTCTAAAAAACGACACCTTAAGATATGAGCGTTCACCAAGAAGTATGAATAGTTTAGTGTCTATTAGTAAAAATGAATTTAAAATGTTAAACACGCCTCCTGGTGCTAAAGTTTTTGTGCGTTTTCAACAAGAAAATAAAATGGTTTTCATTGAGAATGGTATAGAAGTAGGTGTTTTTAAAACATATACCCCGGCGACATATAATTTAGAGGAGTTACAGCTGTTTTCTGGCAATTATTATAGTGAAGAAATTAATGCATATTATGAATTTAAAGTCATTAAAGATAGAATAATACTATATATTAATAAGAGAGAGACTGTTCCTTTACGACCTATCATGGAAGGTTTGTTTTCAAGTCCAATGGGAATCTTTGAATTTAAAAGAAATGGGGAAAATAAAGTTGAAGCATTCAACATATCAACACCAAGAGTTAAAGGCCTTACTTTCACGAAAGTGAAATAA
- a CDS encoding response regulator transcription factor → MKYKCLIVDDEELARELIQNHLSKFDDFELVGSCDSALEAHKALKENKVDLIFLDIKMPVLKGTDFFKNLSVKPKVIFTTAYREYAVEGFELSAVDYLLKPIVFSRFYKAIEKFTESTNKKDSTFRENHIYIQSNKKNVKILLDEILYIESIKDYIRIHFLEDKMMIKHGITAFEKELDKRFLRVHRSYIVNTDKVTAFTKNDIEIGKIEVPIGEYYKINALSVLK, encoded by the coding sequence ATGAAATATAAATGCTTAATAGTAGATGATGAAGAATTAGCAAGAGAATTAATTCAAAATCACTTGTCTAAATTTGATGATTTTGAGTTAGTTGGGTCTTGTGATTCTGCACTAGAGGCACATAAAGCTTTAAAAGAAAATAAAGTAGATTTAATTTTTTTAGATATTAAAATGCCTGTTTTAAAGGGGACAGATTTCTTTAAAAACCTTTCTGTTAAACCTAAAGTGATATTTACAACTGCGTATAGAGAATATGCTGTGGAAGGCTTTGAATTAAGTGCGGTAGATTATTTACTTAAACCAATTGTATTCAGTCGTTTTTATAAAGCCATAGAAAAATTTACAGAGAGCACAAATAAAAAAGATTCTACATTTAGAGAAAATCATATATACATACAAAGCAATAAGAAAAATGTCAAAATTCTATTAGACGAAATTCTTTATATAGAAAGTATCAAAGATTATATTAGAATACATTTCCTTGAAGATAAAATGATGATTAAACACGGTATAACTGCTTTTGAAAAGGAGCTAGATAAACGGTTTTTAAGAGTACATCGTTCTTACATCGTAAATACAGATAAAGTTACTGCCTTCACCAAAAATGATATTGAAATTGGTAAAATAGAAGTCCCAATAGGTGAATATTATAAAATCAATGCTTTAAGCGTGCTTAAATAA
- a CDS encoding DUF4386 domain-containing protein, whose product MDSNKKTARIAGLLYFIVVLTGIFGIMYVPSKLLVMKDASATFNNVVNGEQLFRLSIASTLISYIIMLIIPFVLYKLLKSVNKNTAVLMVALGMVSAILSFIPVSYKMDVITLISDADYLNTYSTEQLQSKMMLSLGSYYSGTRIAMLFWGLWLFPFGYLVFKSGILPKFLGVFLMLGCLGYLIQVFGRLIIPGYSELGISSFVTLPATIGELGICLWLLIMGAKEKLSTVD is encoded by the coding sequence ATGGATTCAAATAAAAAAACAGCAAGAATAGCAGGGCTTCTATATTTTATAGTTGTACTAACCGGTATTTTTGGAATCATGTATGTGCCTTCCAAATTATTAGTTATGAAGGATGCTTCTGCCACGTTTAATAATGTTGTAAACGGTGAACAGTTATTCCGATTAAGTATTGCCAGTACTTTGATAAGTTATATCATCATGTTAATTATCCCTTTTGTGCTTTATAAACTATTAAAATCTGTCAATAAAAATACGGCAGTTCTAATGGTAGCACTTGGTATGGTAAGCGCCATACTTTCCTTTATTCCTGTGTCATATAAAATGGATGTCATCACTCTGATTAGTGATGCTGATTACTTAAATACATATAGCACAGAACAACTGCAATCTAAAATGATGCTATCTCTTGGGTCTTATTATAGTGGAACTCGAATTGCGATGCTATTTTGGGGATTGTGGTTATTTCCGTTTGGTTATTTAGTGTTTAAATCAGGAATTCTCCCCAAGTTTTTAGGTGTATTCCTAATGCTTGGTTGTTTAGGGTATCTAATCCAAGTTTTCGGGCGTTTAATTATTCCAGGCTACAGCGAACTAGGAATCTCTTCGTTTGTTACACTACCTGCCACCATTGGAGAACTCGGTATATGTTTATGGCTCTTGATTATGGGAGCGAAAGAAAAATTAAGTACAGTTGACTAA
- a CDS encoding sensor histidine kinase yields MISKTVPQIILSYIAIYVLIPFLLNKKRKVLFVISSLVLIYFAYTFHTALRCYYLVPKYPEIFSVRPPLIFIERITNVYAFLGNITGLIFPTIILMVLNYYRHQKEILSLKERQKSSELEALKNQLNPHFLFNTLNNLYALSLKKSDKSPEVIERLSDILDYILYKCKDKYVNIEGEIDLLENYIALEKLRYGKRLNIVFNHSVEDNIKIAPLLLLTLTENAFKHGVEEEINVASIKIQLKATKKEIYFNIENTIPVVVSTTNDIVDNRESIGLKNIEKQLQLLYKSNNYVLHISDKNNVFGVILKLISK; encoded by the coding sequence ATGATTTCAAAAACAGTACCTCAAATTATTCTTTCTTATATAGCCATATATGTACTTATTCCTTTTCTGTTAAATAAAAAACGTAAAGTTCTTTTTGTTATCAGTAGTCTTGTTCTTATTTATTTTGCATACACCTTTCATACAGCCTTACGTTGCTATTATTTAGTTCCAAAATATCCCGAGATATTTAGTGTTAGACCTCCTTTAATTTTTATAGAACGTATCACTAATGTGTATGCTTTTTTAGGTAATATAACTGGTTTGATTTTTCCAACTATCATATTAATGGTACTTAATTATTATAGGCATCAAAAAGAGATATTGAGCTTGAAGGAGCGGCAAAAATCGTCAGAATTAGAAGCATTAAAAAATCAATTGAATCCGCACTTTTTATTTAATACACTTAATAATTTATATGCTTTATCTTTAAAGAAATCAGACAAATCTCCAGAAGTTATTGAAAGACTTTCTGATATCTTAGATTATATTCTATATAAGTGTAAAGATAAATATGTAAACATTGAAGGAGAAATAGATTTATTAGAAAATTATATAGCTTTAGAAAAATTACGCTACGGAAAAAGGCTAAATATAGTATTTAATCATTCAGTTGAAGATAATATAAAAATAGCTCCACTTTTATTGCTCACTTTAACGGAGAATGCATTTAAGCATGGTGTAGAAGAAGAAATTAATGTAGCTTCTATAAAGATTCAATTAAAAGCTACAAAAAAAGAAATTTATTTTAATATTGAAAATACGATACCTGTGGTTGTCTCGACTACTAATGACATAGTTGATAATAGGGAGTCCATTGGGTTAAAGAATATTGAAAAGCAATTACAACTATTATATAAATCTAATAATTATGTTTTACACATAAGTGATAAAAATAATGTTTTTGGGGTAATTTTAAAGCTCATATCCAAATGA
- a CDS encoding alpha/beta hydrolase-fold protein yields the protein MDIKKTLLILIITSVFSNYSSAQTEGIDNTVGKNYNINSKILEEDREIQVYVPESYKTSNKEYPVLYVLDGQRFYLYAVSLHQSFLEFDITPEFIIVGIKNKYPQRFSHFSTGTPKFLNFIENDVISFIDKTYRTTNERMVFGWEFGGGFVIHAMIEKPSLFSGYISASPNPISKKGSRIKALEKLLDENKDLNTFLYFGISSQTPFKSYAEDSDNADYLSELLTTKSPKSFRWKYQKLVGENHRSSSYGVLYHGLRAYFSYYNTLVYNTVEEFEKSGGIPFMREYYSKRAKKYGFSTDVPDWTISTAITSAIDENNYAVFDDLISSFFTNEKLGKLRRSTPYHIAAFYQKHKKFNRAIDIYNALLLNNPNSERPLNGLGDVYTAMDKKKKAATYYKKAEALSNKEKE from the coding sequence ATGGACATTAAAAAAACACTTTTAATATTAATAATAACCAGCGTGTTCTCTAACTACTCTTCTGCACAAACAGAAGGAATAGATAATACCGTAGGTAAAAACTATAATATTAACTCAAAAATATTAGAGGAAGACCGCGAAATTCAAGTATATGTTCCAGAAAGCTATAAAACATCAAATAAAGAATATCCAGTATTGTATGTTTTAGATGGACAGCGCTTTTATTTATATGCGGTTAGTTTGCATCAGTCATTTTTAGAGTTTGATATAACTCCAGAATTTATCATTGTAGGGATAAAAAATAAGTATCCGCAACGTTTTAGTCATTTTAGTACAGGCACGCCTAAGTTTCTCAATTTTATAGAAAACGATGTCATCTCTTTTATAGATAAAACGTACCGAACTACTAATGAGCGTATGGTATTTGGATGGGAATTTGGAGGCGGTTTTGTTATTCATGCAATGATAGAAAAACCAAGTCTATTTTCTGGTTACATATCCGCAAGTCCAAACCCAATAAGTAAAAAGGGGTCTAGAATAAAAGCCTTAGAGAAGTTACTTGATGAAAATAAAGATCTTAATACCTTCCTATATTTTGGAATAAGTTCTCAAACACCTTTTAAAAGTTATGCAGAAGATTCAGATAATGCAGATTATTTGAGTGAACTTCTCACAACGAAATCTCCAAAATCATTCCGTTGGAAATATCAAAAGCTAGTTGGCGAAAACCATAGATCATCTTCTTATGGAGTTTTATATCACGGTTTAAGAGCATATTTTTCTTATTACAATACGCTAGTCTATAATACCGTAGAAGAATTTGAGAAAAGTGGAGGCATACCTTTCATGAGAGAATATTATAGTAAAAGAGCCAAAAAATATGGGTTTTCTACAGATGTGCCTGACTGGACTATATCTACAGCAATAACCAGTGCAATAGATGAAAACAATTATGCTGTGTTCGATGATTTAATAAGCTCATTTTTTACAAATGAGAAGTTAGGAAAGTTAAGAAGAAGTACGCCCTATCATATTGCAGCATTCTACCAAAAGCATAAAAAATTCAATAGAGCAATAGACATCTATAATGCGTTACTATTAAATAACCCAAACTCTGAGAGACCTTTAAATGGTTTAGGAGATGTGTACACCGCTATGGATAAAAAGAAAAAGGCTGCAACCTATTATAAAAAAGCAGAAGCATTGTCAAATAAAGAAAAAGAATAA
- a CDS encoding energy transducer TonB, translating into MMTKSILKSKYSLVFSTVFVMFMCLNLNAQDKLKNTAEFPYESIDEVPVFPGCENLSDNIERRKCLSDNIYKYVDDNLNTKLAKQLGFKGEMSIAVIFKINEEGTVTEVKSRAPHPELEKEAKRVISSIPKMIPAKRKGKGAVVPYSLPITFEVGKK; encoded by the coding sequence ATGATGACTAAATCAATTTTAAAATCAAAGTATTCCCTAGTATTCTCTACTGTATTTGTAATGTTTATGTGTTTAAATTTAAACGCACAAGACAAACTTAAAAACACGGCTGAATTTCCATATGAATCAATAGATGAAGTGCCTGTCTTTCCTGGGTGTGAGAATCTATCAGACAATATAGAACGAAGAAAATGTTTATCTGACAACATTTATAAATACGTAGATGACAATTTAAATACAAAACTTGCCAAACAACTTGGGTTTAAGGGGGAAATGAGTATTGCGGTGATTTTTAAAATTAATGAAGAAGGCACTGTTACAGAAGTAAAATCTAGAGCACCACATCCAGAATTAGAAAAAGAGGCTAAAAGAGTAATTAGTTCTATTCCTAAAATGATTCCTGCAAAACGTAAAGGAAAAGGTGCAGTTGTGCCATACTCTCTACCAATCACTTTTGAAGTAGGTAAAAAATAG